One Desulfuromonadaceae bacterium genomic region harbors:
- a CDS encoding addiction module protein → MKTEDLLREIESLPVEERARVADTVLKSLNPIESEIDKKWAEVAKRRLAEIESGAVKSIPGEAVFGEIWKRFS, encoded by the coding sequence ATGAAAACAGAAGACTTGTTGCGAGAAATTGAGTCCCTCCCCGTGGAGGAGCGGGCGCGGGTCGCTGATACGGTTCTTAAAAGTTTAAACCCAATTGAGTCAGAAATCGACAAGAAGTGGGCTGAAGTGGCCAAACGAAGACTGGCCGAGATTGAATCTGGTGCCGTGAAGTCGATACCAGGGGAAGCTGTTTTTGGTGAAATCTGGAAACGCTTTTCATAA